The sequence below is a genomic window from Deltaproteobacteria bacterium.
GTGCGATCGAGTTTATCGCCCGTCGCCGTGCCAATCTGACCGCAGTGCGGCCACGGAAGTACCCACTTGAACGGTATCGTGAAGCCTTGACAGAAGCGGCAAGCAAGAAGACCTCTGGTGCAGTAAAAGTATCGTTTGCGGTGTAATTATGGCACATCCACAACAACCTCCACCGCCCTTCCTCTCCGGTTGGTGGATCGTCTTCATTGCTGCGATCGGCCTCTTCATGGGTTATGGCCCGGTAGTGTCCTTCACTTTCGGTGTCTTTCTCAGAACGCTGAGTCAGGAGTTCGGCTGGAGTCGCGGCGATATTTCTCTGGCGTTTTCGATATCTCTATTTGTGATGAGCCTGGTGTTCCCATTGGTTGGACGCCTGGTCGATCGCTTTGGTGCGCGCAGGGTGATTATTCCTTCGATCATTCTTTTTGGTCTGGGACTGATGTCACTGTCATTATTGACCGGCAATATTTGGCAGTTCTATGCCGTCTACATTGTGCTGGGACTCGTAGGTGGAGGAACAGCGCCGGTGCCATATTCTAACGTACTTTCACATTGGTTCGACAAACGACGAGGCTTGGCGCTTGGCCTTGCGATGGTTGGGCTCGGGCTTGGCGCGTTTGTTACGCCCTCGCTTGCCCAGATGCTGATTACTGCTCACGGCTGGAGGTACGCGTACGTCGTATTCGGCGTGATGGTTATAGTCGTTACCGTTCCTGTGGTTGGACTCTTTCTCAAAGAAACCCCAGGAATGGTCGGGCTTTCTCCAGATGGCGCAGTAATGAACTCAACTGCGGCGCTTGCAAACAAACAGCAATCTGGTTTGACCGCACAAGAAGCGAGGCAAACTTCAACATTTTGGGTGTTGGTCAGTGCGTTCTTTCTCATGTCAGCCAGTGTCCACGGTTGCCTGATTCATCTTGTTTCGCTTCTCACCGATCGTGGCATTTCTCCTCAGCTCGCTGCTGCAGCAACCTCACTGTTTGGTGCGGCACTATTGTTCGGACGTGTTGGCGCTGGCTACCTGCTTGACCACTTCTTTGCTTCTGCCGTTGCGCTGGGTTTCTTCTGTGGAGCCACGCTCGGGTTCCTTTTGCTCTGGAGTGGAGTTACAGGAACCGTCGCATTTGTAGCCGCTTTCCTCGTCGGCCTTGGTATGGGGGCCGAGGGCGATATCATTGCATATCTTATCAGCCGCTACTTTGGCCTTCGTGCCTTTGGTGAAATTTACGGTTACGCTTTCGGTGCGTTTACCCTCGGCGGTGTTTTTGGTCCACTCTTGATGGGCAAAGGCTTCGACACTACTGGTTCGTACAACCTCGGGCTCGGGATCTTCGTGGTTGCCACGTTAATCGCGGCAGGATTGATGACTCGCCTGGGGCCATATCGAACGTGGGAAGCACCGGTTGGAGCGGAAGCTGCAAGTTAGAGTCAACATGGGCGAACACGGTACCCCGCACCCCCATGAAATGGCCTACGGCAGCAACTTCAACCACCGCCAATAGGGAATCGACACGGCGATGGCCAGCCAATAAATCACTCCAAAACTCCACGCCAGCATTCGTAC
It includes:
- a CDS encoding MFS transporter yields the protein MAHPQQPPPPFLSGWWIVFIAAIGLFMGYGPVVSFTFGVFLRTLSQEFGWSRGDISLAFSISLFVMSLVFPLVGRLVDRFGARRVIIPSIILFGLGLMSLSLLTGNIWQFYAVYIVLGLVGGGTAPVPYSNVLSHWFDKRRGLALGLAMVGLGLGAFVTPSLAQMLITAHGWRYAYVVFGVMVIVVTVPVVGLFLKETPGMVGLSPDGAVMNSTAALANKQQSGLTAQEARQTSTFWVLVSAFFLMSASVHGCLIHLVSLLTDRGISPQLAAAATSLFGAALLFGRVGAGYLLDHFFASAVALGFFCGATLGFLLLWSGVTGTVAFVAAFLVGLGMGAEGDIIAYLISRYFGLRAFGEIYGYAFGAFTLGGVFGPLLMGKGFDTTGSYNLGLGIFVVATLIAAGLMTRLGPYRTWEAPVGAEAAS